ttgaggaaataaatttaattcaaTACAAATTCATGTTGATATATTAtgtaattaatttgttttaaatatatatatatatatacgtgtttgaattttttatctatttttatagttgttatttatcatttttaacttGATATATTTTGTCAGTATAATTGTTTAGAATTAGCAAAAATgaatttgttatttatatttgattttatataaaaaaaaaaaaacaatattcacatttttatacatctcatataaaaaaataaattattgtatATGAAAGGTCatgataaaatatgatgaagATATAATAGCTTAGCtaattataaataagaaGTTATTAGTGTCTAGGAAAGAAAGATATATCATATTTAGTATGAGTTTGATGaagtatattttattaatatagatacaAAGAGtgtgaaataaaattaaatatgtttttttttaaaaatataagaaaaatttgtttttatacaaaaatatatgagaatataaaaatagtaaaagaTTTAAAAGCTAAAAGTAAAGCAACTGAAATTATAGAAAATGTGAACAAAAATCAACATAGCAATATTggagacaaaaaaaaacttgATAGCACAATTTCTTATGACgataatgaattttataacaatatttataCCAAGTtgaaagagaaaaaaagCGAAAACGTTCACGAGAAAAAAAGCGAAATTGTTCacgagaaaaaaaatagacaaaAATCGATTATCAGTAGTGATAACGAAAGTGTAATAAACAACTTTAAggaaattgtaaaaaatagcgaaactaataataaaaatagataCCTGATTAATAAGcaagataatataaatagtcaGAACCCTCATTCAAATgggaaatatttaaaaagaaaagaaatatatttaaaatataaggATGTTAGTtcaaatcaaaataaatttaaaaaggaGAAAAGAAACTTGAAAAATGAGCATGAGCaaaattgcaaaaaaaaagCCAACGAAATAAGAGATAGGGGTGGGAAAGACAACGAAATAAGAGATAGGGGTGGGAAAGATAAAAGAAATGTATTTGAAAAGAGttgtaaaaatattgaatGCAATTTTGTAGGATCTGATTttagagaaaaaaataataataattatgtacatgttaaatatgaaaaatattggGATATGGATAAAATTGCTGAACTAGAAAATGCTGACAAAAATGATGGCAAAAATGATGgcaaaaatgatgataaaaataatgataaaaataaaattttaaaaggAACATTATTTGTATCTCCGTTTGACACAACTAAAGCATTTGTTGTAGAAGAAAAAGTAGAACCCAACACatctaaaataaaatattataatgtttaTGGATATATTAGTAGAAATCGAGCCTTAAATAATGACATagtatatgcatatacatcTAGGCgaaaaataatcaaaaaaagcataaaagaaaatgaaaaaaatgaagagaatgaaaaaaatgaaaagaatGAAGAGAATGAaaagaatgaaaaaaatgaagtagagttgaaatatatatttgataatGAAAGCATAAAGAACAAAACaaatgaagaagaaaatTTTTGTAGAGTTATTAAGGTTTTAGAACGAAAAAATATCGAAATTGTATGCAATTTAaactatttaaatattaaagaatatataaataatttatttgagGCAAAAAGGGGATCAACTGTGTTAATAGAACAAGAAAAGGAAAGAGAAAAGGAAAGAGAAAAGGAAAAGGAAAACGAAAACGAAAACGAAAAAGAAAACGAAAACGAAAAAGAAAAGGAAGTATTTGCAAAATTTCAACCCATAGATACAAGACTtccatgttttatttatgatTCAAGagataaaataacaaatagaattttaaattatattaaaaaaaaaaaacaaaatttttatgttttaataaattttcgaAAATgggaagaaaatgaaataaaccCAACAGGAGATATAATTTCGATTTTAGGAAATGAACAAAactttttttcaattatatatttttttttatatttttataaagttAATTTTcatatctataaaaaaaatgaaatgaaTTATCTAAAATCTGAAATAACAATTGGAAACAAACTTATAGACACTTTTattgaaagaaaaaaaaaaagtataaatgGAGATATCAAATATGATTATTTTtccaaaataaattatttaaaagaaattcaaaaaaaaaaaaaaaaaatagaaaaatatatgattaaaaGTCTTTTAACAAATAGAGAAATATTAACACATCTAGATGTGTTTACAATAGATCCACCAAATGCAAAAGATTTAGACGATGCATTATCTATTCAGTTTATTCCTCTTGATGaattttcaaatataaaatataaatataaaatcggTGTTCATATTTCGGatgtttctttttttgtttctcCAAATTCGTATTATGACAAAATAGCTGCAACCCTTTGCAACACCCTCTACATGGATTTGATGTAGGCCCCGTTCACCTGCGCATTTTGTTTGCCCCGTTCATTCTGCTCATATTGCTTTACCATTTTGTTTGCCCCGTTCATTCTGCTCATATTGCTTTACCATTTTGTTTGCCCCGTTCATTCTGCTCATATTGCTTTACCATTTCGTCTGCCCATTTCGTCTGCCCATTTCGTCTGCCCAGTTTGTCTGCCCATTTCGTCTGCCCAGTTTGTCTGCCCATTTCATTTTACTTCCCCAATTTACTTCCCCATTCAGGGTCTTCCACATGCTGCCTCCAATAATAAGCGAAGATGTTTGCTCTTTAAATACATCTGGAAATAAATTGtgtttttctgtttttttttatttggataatttatcaaatccatatgaatatataaaagaaaaaaatattgaaaatgttgaaatgaaaaaaagcataataaaaaataaatataaattatgttatGATTCTGTTGAGAATTTTATAGATGATGTTTATGCAAGGATAGAatatttggaaaaaaataaaaacaaaataaaaatagaaaatgattatataaaagaGTGGGAAGAGAAGATACTAATTAATGGAAATGTTGGGATAGATTATTTAATTACagattttgaaaaaatatgtaataaatataatttgtcAATAAAAATAGCTAGTGATATATTTagattatatttattatcgaaagatattaaaaataaaacaggAAGAAAAACGATAAGTCAAAATGAAAtgttaatgttttttttaaataataaaaatgaaacgAATAAAATGGTTCCCATTTCTATTGATCACGtcaaaaatgttttaaaaagaaCAGAAATAAATTGCGAACAGGAAAAAGTGCTTGGGAATGCCGATGAACTGGTTGGAAATGACGATAAACTGCTTGGAAATGACGATGAACTGCTTGGAAATGACGATAAACTGCTTGGAAATGACGATAAACTGCTTGGAAATGACGATGAACTGCTTGGAAGCATATTTGGAGatgtaattaaaaaaatggatgttaaaaatatcgaaataaaaataataaaaaataaaattaaaagccATATGTTGATAGAAGAAATTATgatttttacaaattttttagttgctaaaaaaataagtgaatataataatgtagGAATTTTAAGGATACATGATGATACAACaaacgaaataaaaaataatttattacaaattatagatcataatacatataataaaataaataaaataataaatataaaaaaaaataatataaataatatattatcaatTTGTGAACaagttttaaataaaaatagttttttatgtttacaatataacattttaaaattatataagcAAGCAAATTATGTTCCAAatcttaaaaataatgaaaatacatATCATTTTggtttaaatttaaataattatattcattttacATCTCCAATTCGGAGATACATAGATATAATTACACATcgtattttaaataatattttagagaaaaaaaaaccattatatacttatgatgaaattaaaaaaatatgtgaaCTTTgcaatattcaaaaaaaaaaaacagatgATATACAAATACATATGAAGAACTTTTTTCTTAATAAATATCTTGTTTATTTAAATGAGGAATATAAAACTGTGAGTGGAATTGGTAATATGGATTTAAAAATGGAGAAATATAAAACTGTGAGTGGAATTGGTAATATGGATTTAAAAATGGAGAAATATAAAACTGTGAGTGGAATTGGTAATATGGATTTAAAAATGGACCATTTTGAAAAGTGTGTGGGAAAAGAGTGCGATACtgaattatacaaaaaaaaattttatatttataaaaatattataagttttatgaCTTATAGTTATATAGatgatattattataaaaaaaagtattaaaagaaatatatgtataaatatattaaataataactaTATAAATGTTAATGAAAATGGAATAATTTATGAGTCGAATTGTTTAGACAATATTTACACATGTTATATCccaattttattatcttctgataaaaaaaatgaaaatttatttgaaaaaaatattacatctaagaataaagaaaatgattcTGTTCCAAATGATGTAAAAGTGGATAGATATTATGATGATATTACAAAATTAGAATATGCAAATTCTAAAtgtgatgaaaaaaaaataaaaaatgctattTCTTTTTATGTACCATTATTAGAAACTGAAAAATCAGTTagtgaaaatttattaaacttaaaatttgaatttatatatatttcatttcaAGAAGAtagatttatttataatactgtttttgata
The Plasmodium yoelii strain 17X genome assembly, chromosome: 4 genome window above contains:
- a CDS encoding exoribonuclease II, putative; translated protein: MFFFKNIRKICFYTKIYENIKIVKDLKAKSKATEIIENVNKNQHSNIGDKKKLDSTISYDDNEFYNNIYTKLKEKKSENVHEKKSEIVHEKKNRQKSIISSDNESVINNFKEIVKNSETNNKNRYLINKQDNINSQNPHSNGKYLKRKEIYLKYKDVSSNQNKFKKEKRNLKNEHEQNCKKKANEIRDRGGKDNEIRDRGGKDKRNVFEKSCKNIECNFVGSDFREKNNNNYVHVKYEKYWDMDKIAELENADKNDGKNDGKNDDKNNDKNKILKGTLFVSPFDTTKAFVVEEKVEPNTSKIKYYNVYGYISRNRALNNDIVYAYTSRRKIIKKSIKENEKNEENEKNEKNEENEKNEKNEVELKYIFDNESIKNKTNEEENFCRVIKVLERKNIEIVCNLNYLNIKEYINNLFEAKRGSTVLIEQEKEREKEREKEKENENENEKENENEKEKEVFAKFQPIDTRLPCFIYDSRDKITNRILNYIKKKKQNFYVLINFRKWEENEINPTGDIISILGNEQNFFSIIYFFLYFYKVNFHIYKKNEMNYLKSEITIGNKLIDTFIERKKKSINGDIKYDYFSKINYLKEIQKKKKKIEKYMIKSLLTNREILTHLDVFTIDPPNAKDLDDALSIQFIPLDEFSNIKYKYKIGVHISDVSFFVSPNSYYDKIAATLCNTLYMDLMVFHMLPPIISEDVCSLNTSGNKLCFSVFFYLDNLSNPYEYIKEKNIENVEMKKSIIKNKYKLCYDSVENFIDDVYARIEYLEKNKNKIKIENDYIKEWEEKILINGNVGIDYLITDFEKICNKYNLSIKIASDIFRLYLLSKDIKNKTGRKTISQNEMLMFFLNNKNETNKMVPISIDHVKNVLKRTEINCEQEKVLGNADELVGNDDKLLGNDDELLGNDDKLLGNDDKLLGNDDELLGSIFGDVIKKMDVKNIEIKIIKNKIKSHMLIEEIMIFTNFLVAKKISEYNNVGILRIHDDTTNEIKNNLLQIIDHNTYNKINKIINIKKNNINNILSICEQVLNKNSFLCLQYNILKLYKQANYVPNLKNNENTYHFGLNLNNYIHFTSPIRRYIDIITHRILNNILEKKKPLYTYDEIKKICELCNIQKKKTDDIQIHMKNFFLNKYLVYLNEEYKTVSGIGNMDLKMEKYKTVSGIGNMDLKMEKYKTVSGIGNMDLKMDHFEKCVGKECDTELYKKKFYIYKNIISFMTYSYIDDIIIKKSIKRNICINILNNNYINVNENGIIYESNCLDNIYTCYIPILLSSDKKNENLFEKNITSKNKENDSVPNDVKVDRYYDDITKLEYANSKCDEKKIKNAISFYVPLLETEKSVSENLLNLKFEFIYISFQEDRFIYNTVFDILYKINCKKNNEEENGETKLKTECLDNIYKNILNIKIKVQYKIFKLEKNEIKKKFQKIYDNLYIHGIYAKIIDNVKQLKKNESMICEQFENKINDYKEMSYNFDNEKSISKKENYNLSNVEKDNLNSGLIINKDDNKNGDNDDDKDDDKDGNNDGDNDGDNDEDFLFDQYKEINRFEKNKIFIIPGGNMWNLRFP